One segment of Clostridium ljungdahlii DSM 13528 DNA contains the following:
- a CDS encoding HD domain-containing phosphohydrolase, whose protein sequence is MNVRFKTTLMIFTSFLLLMILAFIIFNFAIFKYIDRIETKGVDDSFQIVNSLISREKKNMEATSIDWSHWDETYNFMLGENTSYYIKNNFGGNTLKELNLNFMAFVDTKGGMVYSISNGLKNSIKSELEDRLFKRPDNFKKITTFKNNDEIRSGIIDISGKEFIVTISPITTTNKNMKSNGNLILGKFINDSFLSYMSSVTKSKAKFVRDISSRNMEGTVVKKDNDYITGYRTIRDINGNMSITMSITIMRYEYKLGKFYFIILILIFLLLAFIVSCILLVIFNKCILNRFKSINEFINKVSQNKDMSVRLNISGNDEIANVANSTNGMLSQLESAYKDILILSYFDKLTGLRNRTYVEQKFDELNLKSVANYCMIIGDINGMKLINDKFGHREGDRLICTIANVLKKVCSKDDIAARWSGDEFIVLIIDKEYSYSSSLMQNIKGECEKVMNFNFEISIAWGIAEKSHHLKLEEVMNLAEERMYRSKLVKIKSSRNAIIASLEKILYEKHSETEEHTQRVKELSVKLGRKLNLSQEQLEELELLSLLHDIGKIGIPDNVLMKPGKLTDEEWDIMKKHTEIGYRIAKATPGLSHVANEILCHHEKFDGTGYPQGLKEGEIPILSRIINIIDSFDVMTHKRIYKNANDMNYAIKELERCSETQFDPHMVREFIKLLKK, encoded by the coding sequence ATGAATGTTAGGTTTAAAACAACCTTGATGATTTTTACAAGCTTTTTGCTTTTGATGATTTTGGCATTCATTATATTTAATTTTGCCATTTTTAAATATATTGACAGAATTGAAACTAAAGGTGTAGACGATAGTTTTCAAATTGTAAATTCATTGATTAGTAGGGAAAAGAAGAATATGGAGGCAACGTCTATTGATTGGTCTCACTGGGATGAGACTTATAACTTTATGTTAGGTGAAAATACCTCATATTATATAAAAAATAATTTTGGAGGTAATACATTAAAAGAGCTGAATTTAAATTTTATGGCTTTTGTGGATACAAAAGGTGGTATGGTCTATAGCATTTCAAATGGACTAAAAAATAGTATAAAATCAGAACTAGAAGACAGATTATTTAAAAGACCAGATAATTTTAAGAAAATAACTACATTTAAAAATAATGATGAAATACGTTCTGGCATTATAGATATTTCGGGAAAAGAATTCATTGTTACTATTTCACCTATAACAACAACTAATAAAAATATGAAAAGTAACGGAAATTTGATATTAGGAAAATTTATAAACGATTCATTCCTTAGTTATATGAGTTCTGTAACAAAATCTAAAGCTAAATTTGTAAGAGATATATCTTCTAGGAATATGGAAGGTACTGTTGTAAAAAAGGATAATGATTATATTACAGGATATAGAACAATACGAGATATAAATGGAAATATGTCTATAACCATGTCCATTACTATAATGAGGTATGAATATAAGTTGGGTAAGTTTTATTTTATAATTCTTATTTTAATTTTTTTATTGTTGGCGTTTATAGTATCATGTATTTTGTTAGTCATTTTTAATAAATGTATATTAAATCGTTTTAAAAGTATTAATGAATTTATAAATAAGGTATCTCAAAATAAAGATATGAGTGTTCGTTTAAATATTTCTGGAAATGATGAAATAGCAAATGTTGCTAATTCTACCAATGGAATGCTGTCTCAATTAGAATCTGCTTACAAAGATATTTTAATATTAAGTTATTTTGATAAACTTACGGGATTGAGAAATAGAACATATGTAGAACAAAAATTTGACGAACTAAACTTAAAATCAGTGGCTAATTATTGCATGATAATAGGTGATATAAATGGTATGAAACTTATAAATGATAAATTTGGGCACAGAGAAGGTGACAGATTGATATGCACTATAGCTAATGTATTAAAAAAAGTATGTTCAAAAGATGATATTGCAGCAAGGTGGAGTGGAGATGAATTTATAGTACTTATTATAGACAAAGAGTATTCTTATTCATCAAGTCTAATGCAAAATATTAAAGGCGAATGTGAAAAGGTAATGAATTTTAATTTTGAAATTAGCATAGCTTGGGGCATTGCAGAAAAAAGCCATCATCTTAAACTAGAGGAAGTTATGAATTTAGCAGAAGAAAGAATGTACAGAAGTAAACTGGTTAAGATAAAAAGTTCAAGAAACGCAATTATTGCATCTCTTGAAAAAATTTTATATGAAAAACATAGTGAAACGGAAGAGCATACTCAGAGAGTTAAAGAGCTTAGTGTTAAGTTGGGTAGGAAACTTAATTTATCTCAAGAGCAACTGGAAGAATTGGAGTTATTGAGTTTACTTCATGATATTGGGAAAATAGGAATACCTGATAATGTATTGATGAAGCCGGGTAAGTTAACTGATGAAGAGTGGGATATAATGAAAAAACATACCGAAATAGGTTATAGAATAGCTAAAGCAACACCAGGATTAAGTCATGTAGCAAATGAAATACTTTGTCATCATGAAAAATTTGATGGGACAGGCTATCCTCAAGGACTTAAAGAAGGAGAAATACCTATTTTGTCAAGAATAATAAATATAATAGATTCTTTTGACGTAATGACTCATAAAAGAATATACAAAAATGCTAATGACATGAACTATGCCATTAAAGAGTTAGAAAGATGCTCTGAAACCCAATTTGATCCTCATATGGTTAGAGAATTTATAAAACTTTTAAAGAAATAG
- a CDS encoding DUF1657 domain-containing protein has translation MTVGSQVKQTLAVLKGAESTLRVYSLQEQDKKVKNVYKEALDAVDGITKNLNDRLKYLEYEEPQYKQN, from the coding sequence TTGACTGTAGGATCTCAAGTAAAACAGACATTAGCTGTTCTTAAAGGTGCTGAAAGTACTTTGAGAGTATATTCTCTTCAAGAACAGGATAAAAAAGTAAAGAATGTGTACAAAGAGGCACTGGATGCTGTAGATGGTATTACAAAGAATCTAAATGATAGATTAAAATATTTAGAATATGAAGAGCCTCAATATAAACAGAATTGA
- a CDS encoding DUF421 domain-containing protein, which produces MKIWIIILLKSTVLFFVTLFFITIMGKKYPRRITPFNFINYSVIAVLIALTCINVIYNWVIGILAIAVWMLLPLILEYASMKSKFISNLLKGKGIVVVKEGKVMEENLSKIGCSGEDLLRELRSKNIFNLADVEFAMMESTGDINILMKSDKRPLTPNDLQIEVCQEGAPQTVILDGNIINESLSNLGLNQGWLDVQLESKGVSLDNVFIGQVNSKGELYIDLFDDLIQTPQSNVRKILYANLEKAQANLMSFALETEDKKVKDMYKKDSDILKNVLIKLKPYLLK; this is translated from the coding sequence ATGAAAATTTGGATTATAATTTTGTTAAAATCTACGGTACTATTTTTTGTTACCTTGTTTTTTATAACAATAATGGGAAAAAAGTATCCCAGAAGGATAACCCCTTTTAATTTTATAAATTATAGTGTAATAGCGGTTTTAATAGCATTAACGTGTATAAATGTTATATACAACTGGGTAATTGGTATTCTGGCCATAGCTGTATGGATGCTTCTTCCGCTAATTTTAGAATATGCTTCTATGAAAAGCAAATTTATATCTAATTTGCTAAAGGGTAAAGGAATTGTAGTTGTAAAAGAAGGAAAAGTAATGGAAGAAAATTTAAGTAAAATTGGATGCAGCGGCGAGGACTTATTAAGGGAACTTCGCTCAAAAAATATATTTAATTTAGCAGATGTGGAATTTGCCATGATGGAATCTACAGGAGATATAAATATACTCATGAAATCAGATAAAAGGCCACTTACTCCAAATGATCTTCAAATAGAAGTGTGTCAAGAAGGAGCACCCCAGACTGTAATATTGGACGGAAATATAATAAATGAATCCTTGAGTAATTTAGGACTAAATCAAGGATGGCTTGATGTACAGTTAGAATCTAAAGGTGTATCTTTGGATAATGTATTTATAGGTCAGGTTAATTCAAAAGGAGAACTCTACATAGATTTATTTGATGATTTAATTCAAACTCCCCAATCAAATGTTAGAAAAATTCTCTATGCCAATCTGGAAAAGGCTCAGGCAAATTTGATGTCATTTGCACTTGAAACTGAGGATAAAAAGGTAAAAGATATGTATAAAAAGGATTCTGATATTTTAAAGAATGTATTAATAAAGTTAAAACCCTATTTATTGAAATAG
- the spoVAC gene encoding stage V sporulation protein AC has translation MSNKKNKKLTPVQQEYQNLAKTKETKRNVLKNSLKAFLVGGSICAFGQVLQIIFIKYFKFTEANAGNPTSAVIIIIAVLLTGFGVFDHIAQWAGAGTSIPVTGFANSIASAAIEHRSEGFVLGVGGNMFKIAGPVITFGVFSAFVVATIKVIIKWLGGM, from the coding sequence ATGTCCAATAAAAAAAATAAAAAGTTGACTCCTGTACAACAAGAGTATCAAAATTTGGCTAAAACAAAAGAGACAAAAAGAAATGTTCTTAAAAATAGTCTGAAGGCATTTTTGGTTGGCGGGAGTATTTGTGCTTTTGGTCAGGTACTTCAAATTATATTTATAAAGTATTTTAAGTTTACAGAGGCCAATGCTGGTAATCCGACATCTGCAGTCATAATAATAATTGCTGTATTACTTACAGGGTTTGGAGTGTTTGATCACATTGCACAATGGGCTGGTGCAGGAACATCTATTCCTGTTACTGGTTTTGCAAATTCCATTGCATCCGCTGCTATAGAACATAGAAGCGAAGGATTCGTTCTTGGTGTAGGAGGAAATATGTTTAAAATTGCAGGTCCTGTAATAACTTTTGGAGTTTTTTCTGCTTTTGTAGTTGCTACTATAAAAGTAATTATTAAATGGTTAGGTGGGATGTAA
- the spoVAE gene encoding stage V sporulation protein AE, whose amino-acid sequence MEKFVWAFLVGGGICVIGQIMMDVFKLTPAHTTTTLVVVGAVLGGLGLYDPLVKFAGAGASIPISSFGNSLVKGAMMEADEYGIIGVLTGIFEITSAGISAAVIFGFIGALIFKPKG is encoded by the coding sequence ATGGAAAAATTTGTTTGGGCATTTTTAGTAGGCGGAGGAATATGTGTAATAGGTCAGATAATGATGGACGTATTTAAACTCACACCGGCACATACAACAACTACTCTTGTAGTAGTAGGAGCTGTTCTTGGAGGATTGGGATTATATGATCCTTTAGTAAAGTTTGCTGGCGCTGGTGCTTCTATACCAATAAGTAGTTTTGGAAATTCATTAGTTAAAGGGGCTATGATGGAAGCAGATGAATATGGAATAATAGGTGTGCTAACAGGAATTTTTGAGATTACCAGTGCTGGTATTTCTGCTGCTGTTATTTTTGGATTTATAGGAGCCTTAATATTTAAACCTAAAGGATAA
- a CDS encoding DUF1657 domain-containing protein has protein sequence MTVGTQMQQAIAGIQSAAATMKTFELETQDKSAKKDFHQIATNLDEALQILQGRQNFIQQEEPQYKQC, from the coding sequence ATGACAGTTGGAACTCAAATGCAGCAAGCAATAGCAGGAATTCAAAGTGCAGCTGCAACTATGAAAACATTTGAACTTGAGACACAGGACAAAAGTGCTAAAAAAGATTTTCACCAAATAGCAACAAACTTGGATGAAGCTCTTCAAATACTTCAAGGAAGGCAAAACTTTATACAGCAAGAGGAACCACAATACAAACAATGTTAA
- a CDS encoding SDR family NAD(P)-dependent oxidoreductase — protein MTLNNEKTVLITGASSGIGLELAKLFSKDGYNLILVARSENKLEEIAKNLIKKYNINVHIIKEDLSKRESVKDLFLKVQQLGIRVTTLVNNAGAGYCGLFHEIDIDKDEKMIGLNIEAITYLTKLFSKEMIKLKKGSILNVASTGSYEPGPYIAVYYASKAYVLSFSQALENELKPYGIKVCTLCPGATKTGFSKNAGKKDIKTAMSAEKTAEIAYRGFMKNKSVIIPGFFNKIAVLFCKLLPGKISAVVVRRIQENVTKNF, from the coding sequence ATGACTTTAAATAATGAAAAGACTGTTTTAATTACAGGAGCTTCAAGTGGAATAGGACTTGAACTTGCAAAATTATTTTCTAAGGATGGATATAATTTAATACTTGTAGCTAGAAGTGAAAACAAATTAGAAGAAATAGCAAAAAATTTAATAAAAAAATATAATATTAATGTACATATAATAAAAGAAGATCTTTCAAAAAGAGAATCTGTAAAAGATCTATTTTTAAAAGTGCAGCAGCTAGGCATAAGGGTAACTACTCTTGTTAATAATGCAGGTGCAGGTTACTGTGGACTTTTTCATGAAATTGATATAGACAAAGATGAAAAAATGATAGGTTTAAACATTGAAGCTATTACTTATTTAACGAAGTTATTTTCAAAAGAAATGATAAAGTTAAAAAAAGGGAGTATATTAAATGTGGCATCTACGGGTTCTTATGAACCAGGACCTTATATTGCAGTATACTATGCGTCTAAAGCATATGTGCTATCCTTTTCTCAAGCCCTTGAAAATGAGCTAAAACCATATGGTATAAAAGTATGTACTCTGTGCCCAGGAGCTACTAAAACTGGATTTTCTAAAAATGCAGGTAAAAAAGATATAAAAACTGCTATGAGTGCTGAAAAAACTGCTGAGATAGCTTATAGAGGATTTATGAAAAATAAATCTGTTATAATACCAGGATTTTTTAATAAAATAGCTGTTTTATTTTGTAAGCTATTGCCAGGTAAGATTTCTGCGGTTGTTGTTAGAAGAATACAGGAAAATGTAACTAAAAATTTTTAA
- a CDS encoding DUF3006 domain-containing protein — protein MKVIIDRFEGPYAVCEKEDKTMMDIKRINLPIEAKEGYVLDVHGDEITIDLEETQNRKKHMEYITKDMWN, from the coding sequence ATGAAAGTTATAATAGATAGGTTTGAGGGACCTTATGCCGTTTGCGAAAAGGAAGATAAAACTATGATGGATATAAAACGAATAAATTTACCCATTGAAGCAAAAGAGGGATATGTACTTGATGTACATGGAGATGAAATAACTATAGATTTAGAAGAAACCCAAAATAGGAAAAAACATATGGAATATATAACTAAAGATATGTGGAATTAA
- a CDS encoding acyl-CoA dehydratase activase produces MYYMGVDVGSVSTDIVIVDENMNLLESLYLRTKGRPISAIQEGFKLLKNKYKDTDISAVGTTGSGRQIAASIIGADIIKNEITSHAVAALNLDKDVKTIIEIGGQDSKIILLQNGIVLDFAMNTVCAAGTGSFLDRQAERLDIPIEQFGEYALKSTSPVRIAGRCAVFAESDMIHKQQLGYSNSDIIKGLCNALVRNYLTNVAKGKDIKSKIFFQGGVAANIGMKTAFEEILNKEVVIPQNFKVMGAIGAAILAKEALQKSNKITNFNGFNLANASFTSKSFECGGCPNRCEVVKISGTKKTMGFFGGRCEKWNKTISA; encoded by the coding sequence ATGTATTATATGGGAGTTGACGTAGGCTCAGTTAGCACAGATATTGTAATAGTTGATGAAAATATGAACTTACTTGAATCACTTTATTTGAGGACAAAAGGAAGACCTATAAGTGCAATTCAAGAAGGATTTAAATTATTGAAAAATAAATATAAAGACACAGACATAAGTGCAGTTGGAACCACTGGAAGCGGAAGACAAATTGCTGCTTCTATTATAGGCGCTGATATAATTAAAAACGAAATAACTTCTCATGCCGTTGCTGCCTTAAACCTAGATAAAGATGTTAAAACCATAATAGAAATAGGTGGACAGGATTCTAAAATAATACTTTTGCAAAATGGAATTGTGCTAGATTTTGCAATGAATACAGTATGTGCAGCAGGAACAGGTTCCTTTTTAGACCGTCAAGCTGAAAGATTAGATATACCTATTGAACAATTTGGAGAATATGCTTTAAAGTCTACTTCTCCTGTAAGAATAGCAGGGAGATGTGCCGTATTTGCTGAATCAGATATGATACACAAGCAGCAATTAGGTTATAGTAACTCTGATATAATAAAAGGTCTTTGTAATGCTCTTGTCAGAAATTATTTAACCAATGTGGCCAAAGGCAAAGATATAAAATCCAAAATATTTTTTCAAGGAGGAGTTGCTGCAAATATAGGAATGAAGACTGCTTTTGAAGAAATACTGAATAAGGAAGTAGTAATCCCTCAAAATTTCAAAGTAATGGGTGCCATTGGTGCAGCCATTTTAGCAAAGGAAGCTTTGCAAAAAAGTAATAAGATCACTAACTTTAATGGATTTAATTTAGCAAATGCTAGTTTTACATCTAAAAGTTTTGAATGTGGAGGATGCCCTAATAGATGTGAAGTTGTAAAAATATCAGGCACTAAAAAAACTATGGGCTTCTTTGGTGGAAGATGTGAAAAGTGGAACAAAACTATTTCTGCATAA
- a CDS encoding 2-hydroxyglutaryl-CoA dehydratase encodes MKVTFPHLGNTCFAAKAVFDGLGVDYIIPPLSNREALEIGSFYSPEEMCLPFKIMIGNYIQSIKQGADTILIVGSCGPCRFGEYCELQMNLLKKLGYNLNFIVLDYPKDIGLKELMRRLLSIGSVSKKNAIEKLKVVHQGLKIINLMDNIDKKAKLLSGYEIKKGQCKDILKDCKLKAFKTASPEEMIFTIKKYMEQLSKVPISKNKNPLKIAIIGEIYTIIEPFSNLFIEEKLMNYGVSTARYLSPSWWIKDMALSPLKLNSLNLRKNSKKYLPYYIGGHARECIGEAVLADKRGFDGAIQIFPMGCMPEIVSKSILPTISKDRNFPILTLIVDEMTGEAGYITRIEAFLDLLERRKKNVLYGS; translated from the coding sequence ATGAAAGTAACCTTCCCCCACCTTGGCAATACTTGTTTTGCAGCAAAGGCTGTATTTGATGGACTTGGAGTTGATTATATAATTCCTCCATTGAGCAACAGGGAAGCTCTAGAAATTGGATCATTTTATTCTCCAGAAGAAATGTGCCTTCCTTTTAAAATAATGATAGGAAATTATATACAAAGTATAAAACAAGGTGCAGATACAATATTAATAGTTGGAAGCTGCGGCCCCTGCAGATTTGGAGAATATTGCGAACTTCAAATGAATTTATTGAAAAAATTAGGCTATAACTTAAATTTTATAGTTTTAGATTATCCAAAAGATATAGGATTGAAAGAACTTATGAGAAGACTGCTTTCTATTGGATCAGTTAGCAAGAAAAATGCCATAGAAAAGTTAAAAGTAGTACATCAAGGACTTAAGATAATAAATCTAATGGACAATATAGATAAAAAGGCAAAATTATTATCAGGTTATGAAATAAAAAAAGGACAGTGCAAAGATATATTAAAAGATTGTAAATTAAAAGCTTTTAAAACTGCTTCACCAGAAGAAATGATATTTACTATAAAAAAATATATGGAGCAGTTAAGCAAAGTACCAATTTCTAAAAATAAAAACCCTTTAAAAATTGCTATAATCGGTGAAATATATACTATAATAGAACCTTTTTCAAATCTTTTTATAGAAGAAAAACTTATGAATTATGGAGTATCTACAGCTAGATATCTTTCTCCAAGTTGGTGGATTAAAGATATGGCTTTATCTCCATTAAAGTTGAATTCACTCAATTTAAGAAAAAATTCTAAAAAATATTTACCTTATTATATAGGAGGTCATGCGAGGGAATGTATAGGAGAAGCTGTTTTAGCAGATAAAAGAGGGTTTGATGGTGCTATACAGATTTTTCCTATGGGATGTATGCCTGAAATTGTATCAAAATCCATACTTCCAACTATATCAAAGGATAGAAATTTCCCTATACTTACATTAATAGTAGATGAAATGACTGGTGAAGCTGGATATATAACAAGAATAGAAGCATTTTTAGATTTACTTGAAAGGAGAAAAAAAAATGTATTATATGGGAGTTGA
- a CDS encoding acyl-CoA dehydratase activase-related protein, translating to MKLGIPKGLLYCKYHIFIETFFKELGAEIVTSQDTDKYILNLGTKYCVDEACLPIKVFHGHAASIKDKCDIMLIPRIMQLQKREFICPKFCGLPEMITNDIPNMPPLLTYPIYAFSKTKCRNWLLKAGLIFTKNIFSINNAYKKALSTQENYKLSIDTNGFPIKTALVSHPYNLYDTFTNMNIVKKLNKLGIGIVTEESINKSIINSEVEHLFKKPFWHFARNSYGFSTYAAENKKVDGIIYISSFACGIDSVVIELIKNRLKDFPMLILKIDEQTGEAGFNTRLEAFSDMLKRRCANL from the coding sequence ATGAAACTAGGTATTCCTAAAGGATTATTGTATTGTAAATATCACATTTTTATAGAAACATTCTTTAAAGAACTTGGAGCTGAGATAGTAACATCCCAAGATACAGATAAATATATACTTAATCTTGGAACAAAATACTGTGTAGATGAAGCATGTCTCCCAATAAAAGTATTTCATGGTCACGCAGCTTCAATAAAGGATAAATGTGACATCATGCTTATTCCTAGAATAATGCAACTACAAAAAAGAGAATTTATATGTCCAAAATTTTGCGGTCTTCCAGAAATGATAACAAATGATATTCCCAATATGCCTCCATTATTAACCTACCCTATATATGCTTTTTCTAAAACTAAATGTAGAAACTGGTTATTAAAAGCCGGTTTGATATTTACTAAAAATATTTTTAGCATAAATAATGCCTATAAAAAAGCATTAAGTACCCAAGAAAATTATAAGTTATCCATAGATACCAATGGTTTTCCTATAAAAACTGCATTAGTAAGTCATCCTTACAACTTATATGACACCTTTACCAATATGAATATAGTAAAAAAATTAAACAAACTCGGTATCGGCATAGTTACAGAAGAAAGTATAAATAAAAGCATAATAAACAGTGAAGTAGAGCATCTGTTTAAAAAACCATTTTGGCATTTTGCTAGAAATTCTTATGGTTTTTCCACTTATGCAGCAGAAAATAAAAAAGTAGATGGTATAATATACATCTCTTCTTTTGCCTGCGGAATAGATTCCGTAGTAATTGAACTTATTAAAAATAGGTTAAAAGATTTTCCTATGCTTATATTAAAAATAGATGAACAAACTGGAGAAGCAGGTTTTAATACTAGATTAGAAGCCTTTTCAGATATGCTTAAAAGGAGGTGTGCAAATTTATGA
- a CDS encoding tyrosine recombinase XerC, whose product MQYNLSNIYNPELPQCLNDFLNYLGTIRGKSKNTQDGYQVDLTMFFRFLKIYRGIVKENYEFENIDISDINTDFIRKITLSDLYAFISFAENYRNNGNYARARKVACLKSFFKYLFSKAKLIDTNPALELESPKIDKRNPIYLSLKESKILLNSIDGKFKERDYCIITFFLNCGMRLSELCSINISKIKEDTLTVVGKGNKERTIYLNRACLTALNNYLEIRNKDYDKIKDKDALFLSKNHTRINKRSVEMMLKKYLKNAGLDSNKYTPHKLRHTAATLMYKYGNVDIRSLQKILGHENVSTTQIYTHVDDEQLREAVNSNPLSNEEE is encoded by the coding sequence ATGCAGTATAATTTAAGTAATATTTATAATCCTGAACTTCCACAATGCCTGAATGACTTTTTAAATTACCTTGGAACTATTCGAGGTAAGTCAAAAAATACACAGGATGGATATCAAGTTGATTTAACCATGTTTTTTAGATTCTTAAAAATATATAGAGGAATTGTTAAGGAAAACTATGAATTTGAAAATATAGATATAAGTGATATAAATACAGATTTTATACGCAAAATAACTTTAAGCGATTTATATGCGTTTATATCCTTTGCTGAAAACTATAGAAATAATGGCAATTATGCCAGAGCTAGAAAAGTAGCTTGCTTAAAATCATTTTTTAAGTACCTTTTTAGCAAAGCTAAATTGATAGATACAAATCCAGCTTTAGAGCTGGAATCTCCTAAAATAGATAAGAGGAACCCTATTTATTTAAGTTTGAAGGAAAGCAAAATTCTTTTAAATTCTATAGATGGTAAATTTAAAGAAAGAGATTATTGTATCATAACCTTTTTCTTAAACTGTGGAATGAGACTTTCAGAGCTCTGCAGCATAAATATATCAAAGATTAAGGAAGACACGTTAACTGTAGTTGGAAAAGGAAATAAGGAAAGAACTATATATTTAAACAGAGCCTGCTTGACGGCTTTAAATAATTATCTTGAAATTAGAAATAAGGATTATGACAAAATAAAAGATAAGGATGCCCTTTTTCTAAGTAAAAATCATACCAGGATAAATAAAAGATCTGTGGAAATGATGCTTAAGAAATATTTAAAAAATGCAGGACTTGACAGCAACAAATATACGCCGCATAAATTAAGACACACGGCTGCAACTCTTATGTATAAATACGGAAATGTAGATATTAGAAGCCTTCAAAAAATATTAGGTCACGAAAATGTATCTACTACTCAAATTTATACTCATGTAGATGATGAACAATTGAGGGAAGCAGTAAATTCAAATCCTTTAAGCAATGAAGAAGAATAA
- the lexA gene encoding transcriptional repressor LexA has product MTEHNRDRQFQIYEFIKTQIREKGYPPSVREICAGVGLKSTSTVHSHLEKLEKKGFIKRDSSKSRTIEIINRSVPKTTKKELIDIPIVGTITAGMPILAVENIEDVFPLPIEYVKNKNQLFILKVQGESMIDAGILDGDMSIIEQTNFAENGDIVAALIDNEATLKRFFKEKDHIRLQPENESMSPIIVDDCKIIGKLVGIYRRY; this is encoded by the coding sequence ATGACAGAACACAATCGAGATAGACAGTTTCAAATATATGAATTTATCAAGACTCAAATTAGGGAGAAAGGATATCCCCCTTCTGTTAGAGAGATATGTGCAGGTGTAGGTTTAAAATCTACTTCTACTGTTCATAGTCATCTAGAAAAATTAGAAAAAAAGGGCTTTATAAAAAGGGATTCTTCAAAATCTAGAACCATAGAAATTATTAATAGATCTGTTCCTAAAACTACTAAAAAAGAACTAATAGATATACCTATTGTAGGAACTATAACAGCAGGAATGCCTATTTTAGCAGTAGAAAATATAGAAGATGTATTTCCCCTTCCAATAGAATATGTAAAAAATAAAAATCAGTTATTTATACTCAAAGTACAAGGAGAAAGTATGATAGATGCGGGTATATTGGATGGAGATATGTCTATAATAGAACAGACTAATTTTGCTGAAAATGGAGATATAGTAGCAGCTTTAATTGACAACGAAGCTACTTTGAAGAGGTTTTTTAAAGAGAAGGATCATATAAGATTGCAGCCTGAAAACGAAAGTATGTCTCCTATTATAGTAGATGATTGTAAAATAATTGGTAAGCTGGTAGGAATATATAGAAGGTACTAG